A DNA window from Malus domestica chromosome 12, GDT2T_hap1 contains the following coding sequences:
- the LOC114820119 gene encoding L-type lectin-domain containing receptor kinase S.1-like — translation MATFSALLLLLLFFSPISALDFLFNSFSNITKGTDLILINDAQLDAAAIFLTDYTNMYTFGHVFHPTKIPMKPTSNSSSVASFSTSFVHGGDREHGTAAAQELGPIAGFVQKGNELMLVYDYKPNESLDGWIFGKPKTVMGWEKRQRVVVDVAEGLNYLHHGWDQMVVHRDIKSSSILLNVEMRGRLGDFWLAKLYRHGEVPNVTKCKTIL, via the coding sequence ATGGCAACCTTCTcagccctcctcctcctcctcctcttcttctctccCATTTCCGCTCTCGACTTTCTCTTCAACTCCTTCTCCAACATCACCAAAGGCACCGACCTCATCCTCATCAACGACGCCCAATTGGACGCTGCCGCCATCTTCCTCACAGACTACACCAATATGTACACCTTCGGCCACGTCTTCCACCCAACCAAAATCCCCATGAAACCCACTTCCAACTCCAGCTCCGTAGCCTCCTTCTCCACCTCCTTCGTTCATGGCGGAGATCGCGAGCATGGGACGGCTGCAGCACAAGAACTTGGTCCAATTGCGGGGTTTGTGCAGAAGGGGAACGAGTTGATGCTGGTGTACGATTACAAGCCCAACGAGAGCCTAGATGGGTGGATTTTCGGCAAGCCCAAGACTGTTATGGGGTGGGAGAAACGGCAGCGCGTGGTGGTGGATGTGGCGGAGGGGCTGAATTATCTCCACCACGGGTGGGACCAGATGGTTGTTCACAGAGACATCAAGTCGAGCAGTATTTTGCTAAACGTGGAGATGAGAGGGAGGCTTGGGGATTTTTGGCTGGCGAAGCTGTACCGGCACGGGGAAGTACCCAATGTGACAAAATGTAAAACCATtttatga